The genomic region CCAACTGTTGGCGGGTATGCACATGCCCCTGCGCGGCTCGATCAAACTGGACGGGCTGGAGATGGGATTGATCGACCCGGCGGACGTGCGGCGGGACGTCGGCTTACTGACCCAGAACTCGCGACTGTTCTTCGGCTCCATCCGTGACAACCTGACCCTTGGCCGGCCGATGGCGACCGATGACGAAATCCTCCAAGCGCTGTCCTTGAGCGGCGCTCTTGCTCTGGTCCAGGCTCAGGAGGGGGGCCTGGACTACATGATCATGGAAGGTGGCATCGGGCTTTCCGGCGGTCAGAAGCAGGCGCTGCTGCTGGCCCGAACCATCATCCGCCAACCCAATACAGTTTTGCTGGACGAGCCGACGGCCTCACTGGACGAAATCAGCGAACAGCAAGTCTTGAATCAACTGGCCCCTTGGCTGGAAGGCCGCACTTTGTTGGTGGCAACGCACCGGCTTTCGGTTCTGAAGTGGGTCGAGCGCGTTCTGGTGATCGATGGCGGACGCGTCGTCATGGACGGCACCAAAGAACAGGTGCTCTCGCAACTCGGCCACAAATAGGCCCGGATAACAGCGATCCCTTCCCCTATTACTTTGAAAGCGAACTGACCATGAACCAACCCATAATAGCTCCCCCCCCGGCCTCCAAATCTCCCGGGAAGCCGCCATATAAGTCTGATGCCTTACAGGTTGACGGCTTCGGCCTGTCCGAAAAAGAACTACCCGGCGCCTCCCGTCTAGTCTGGTGCCTGGCCCTTGCGGTCTGTGCTTTCACCACCTGGGCCTGGTACTTCAAACTCGACGAAGTCTCTACCGGCACTGGCAAGGTGATCGCCTCCTCCAAGGAGCAAGTGATCAAATCCCTGGAAGGCGGAGTCCTGGCCAGCTTGCATGTTCAGGAGGGCGATATTGTCGAAAAGGGAGAAGTACTGGCTCAGCTGGATCCGACCCGCATCGAGTCGGCCGTTGAGGAAAGCGCCTCACGCGTCCGCGCCGCCCAGGCGACGTCCGCCCGTTTGATGGCCGAGGTCAACAACACGCCCCTGCAATTTCCCGAAGAGGTCCTGAAGGAGCCGGAGCTGGTCGAAGCCGAAACAGCGCTCTTTCATTCCCGCCGCGAAAGCCTTGAAAAGTCCCTCTCCGGCCTGGGCGAAGCCATGCAGCTAATCCGCAGTGAACTGCAGCTGACCACGCCTTTGGTGGCCCGTGGTGCCGCCAGCACCGTGGAAGTGCTGCGCCTGAAGCGCCAGCTCAATGAACTGCAAAACAGGTACACCGACACCCAAACCCAATACCTGGTCAAGGCTCGGGAGGAACTGGCCAAGGCCAATACCGAGATCGAAGCCCAGCAATCGGTGACCCGAGGACGCAATGACTCGCTAACGCGCCTGACCTTCACCTCACCGGTACGTGGCGTGATCAAGGACATCGAAGTCAACACAGTCGGCGGAGTGATCCCGCCCAACGGCCAACTGATGCGCATCGTTCCGCTAGACGAACGCCTGCAAGTCGAAGCACGAATCGCCCCAAGGGACATCGCCTACATCCACCCCGGGCAAGCGGCCACAGTGAAGATATCGGCCTATGACTATTCCATATATGGTGGTCTGCCCGGAAAAGTCGCCCTCATCTCCCCCGACACACTTCAGGACGATGTCCACCGGGACGTTTATTACTATCGGGTTTATATACTGACCGATTCCGACTCATTATTGAATAAAACGGGCGCACGACTTCCTATTGTGCCGGGCATGATTGCAACGGTCGACATTCATACCGGTGAAAAGACTGTGCTTTCTTACTTAGTGAAACCACTAAACAAAGGCCGGGAAGCTCTTCGAGAACGCTGATGAGTTCAAACTTGTTCAGATTTAAAGTTCGAAACATCACTAATTAATGAAAAACTGGCGCCGGGTCACGCGGAGGTAGTTGCTGTAATACTCAAACGGTCAGGTATCCGTCCAGACATGATCAAAGTCCAGGGTAAAGGCAGCACTGAATCCGTAGTCGATTGCCCCGGCGACAACATCACACCGGAGCTGATTCACTGCCTGCAACCCAATCGCCGAGTCAACGTTCAAGTGATCGGTAACTGAGTAACACTCTCCCCCACTGTCACGGCTCGACTGTCGCTCCTGGGTCCAGCGCCTCCAGACGATAGCCGTAGCCGTAAACCGTTGTCAGAACCCAGCCGTGCTCGGAAGTCAGCTTCAACTTGTTGCGAATGCGATAAATATGGGTATCCAGAGTCCGCGAAGAAAGCACTTCATCCCGAGTCCATAAGTGCTCGTACAAGTAGCTGCGAGACAGAGGACGCCCCTGATTCTTGAACAGCAGCAACGCCAGATTGAACTCGCGAAGCGTCAGTGCAACGGGTACATCCGCTACATAGACCCGTGCCTCTTGAATGTCGAATCGAATGTTGCCAAAGGTTACCACTCCATCAGCTCGGCCCGTCTCCGTCTGGCGCTGACGCAACACGTTATTCAGACGCGCCAACAGTTCAGCCTGACGGAATGGCTTGCTGATGTATTCATCAGCTCCGGCATTAAGGGCCTTTACCACATCATGCTCGGCAGTGCGCGAGGTCAGCATAATCACTGGCGGCTCCGGTTTGAGGTGCTCCTTAATCCATAGCAGCATCTGCAACCCACTGATCTCGGACACTTGCCAGTCAAGGATAATCAGATCGAAGGTTTCCCGCTTGAGCCGACGTAATAGTTCCGGACTACTGGAGAAGGCCGTGCATATGGGAGAACTACCGTCAGGCAACCGGTAAAAACCAAGCGCTTCTTGCAAGAGTTCAAGCGCCATGGGTTCATCATCAAGAATAGCAATGCGCATAGGGGGACTGCTCCTGATCACCTAGTCGCCTGATCCGTGGTCAACAGGGGTGATATCAACTTCCGGCTTCAATGCCGAAAATGCACTAACACATTGTGAACAACTGTCACTTAAACGCTAGACCACTGCGTACCTTAATTAAGATGCATTATCTGGAGGCATTCTTCCAGAGTTTTTTTATTTTAAGCTCGTTCGTTTACCCGAGGACCTCCGACACTCGACAAGGTGAAGTATTCCTAACTTTAAGGAGAGTATTTTTATCATGCCCAGTCATTTTTTTAGTGAAGACTTTGAACCGTCGGACATTGAAAAAAACAGTATTCGCATCCTAGTTGTCGACAACTGGTCATTTCAGCTGATGGAGACACTAAGCACACTTGGCCATGTCGGATACTTCAATACCTTCCCAGCACTTAGCGGCCCCGATGCCTTGAGTGCCCTATGCACCACCCAAACGCCCTACGATGTGATCCTATGTAGCGCCGAGATGAATATCGCAGAGCTACGCATACTCCTCCTCGCTGCCTCGAAACACAGATTGGCCCCCTACTTCTCCCTGATCGGTGACAAACAGTCGATCTACCAACGCCTTGAATTTCTTTACGAAGCCAGCGGCCCTGACTTTCGCTTTCTGGGTGTACTGACCAAGCCGCTTTCCCCCCCCCTCCTGGCCTCGACCCTCTCGTGGGTCGATACGCGCGCGCGCCACAAAACCAAAACTCTTCCGTCCAGCTTCGACGGAGAAATGTCCTAGTCCGCAATATACCTTCCCGGCCGAGCCCAACAAGTGATCAGGCTCATAGATCAAACCTGAATTAAATAGCCTGAAAAACTAAAGTGAAGGTGGTACCTACATCAATCTGGCTGGCGCATGCGATGCGAGCGTCATGGCGTTGCATGATCTTGCTGACGAAGGCCATGCCCAGACCATAGCCGTCACCTCGTTGGTTACCCGTGCCGAACTGGCGGAACTCGTCGAACAGATGCGGTAAGTCCTCTTCGCCAATGCCTCGCCCCTCATCACGGAGAGTCAGAACGATTTCCGTGTCCTTTCGCATGAGTTCGATGTGAGCGATGGTGTCTGACGGACTGTATTTCACAGCGTTTTCCAGCAAGTTGAAGATGGCTCGTGTCAGCAATTCCCGAGAGCCGTTCGTTACACAGGTTTCATCATCGATGAACAGGTGCTCGATTCGAATGCCTTTGTGTTGAGCCAGAGGCCAGACCTGATCGATTGCATCAAGCACGATTGCGCCAATGAACAGTGGCTCGAATGTCACGGGCTTGGACTTGGCCTCCTCCAGCAGCATGAAGCTATCGGCCAGACCCAGGGTGCGTCGAACCTGTTGTTCAATATGCCGGCGAAGCTCGTCGACGGACATTGGTTCTTTAACCAGTTCCTGCATTTCCAGGAGCGCCAGAATGGCCGACTGTGGAGCACGCAGATCATGGGAAAGAAAACGCAGCATGCAGTCGCGCTGCTCCTGGGCCAGGCGTTCCACCGTGAATTCAAGCAAGCCGACCAGCCAACCCTTGGGTTCGCCGCTCTCCGTATCCAGTGACGCCAATTGTATTTTGAAGCTGCGTTCAGAGAGGGTATGAATAAATTGCCCTGCAAGCCGCTCCAGAGAGATTTCACCCGGCGCCCAGGCAGACATGCGCAACGGTGCAGAGGGATCGGTGGTGGAGTCGATACTGCGCAGTATCTGAAAGATGTTTCTGCCAACCAGGGATTGAGGATTGTCACTGCCATTTCCCTCTAGAGCGACTGCACTGAGGTTGACCAACAATACCTTACCCTGCAGGTCTGTGACGAAGATCGCCGATGGCAGGCTGTCCAGGCACTGGGCGATAAAGCGCCGCGAACTGTGCATGTGCTCAATCATCGAGTCCAGAGCCAAGGCTCGCCCCACTAGTTTGTCACCGCGAAAGACCGACTCGGATTGTGCCGGCTGCTCCTTGAGTTCGTGCTTCATGCGATCAAGCTCAACGCCAAAAAACACCACTAGCGCATTCAGGCGCCGCCAGCTCCAGAACATATACGCCGCAAGGATACCTACCAGGCTGGCACCGGGAGGCGACCACCAACCCAGCACCAGAAGCACCAACGAGAGCGTCAGGTGGACAATGACCAAACCCAGGCAGACAAGGAAGGTGTTACGTAGCCGGAAAGTCGAGAACAGGGTTAGTACGATCAGCACCGAGAGGATCGACTGACTGATGTTTACCCACATCGGTGTTGGTGTAATCAGCTGCTGGTGAAGCAAGCCGTTAAGCAAATGTGCATTGACGACTACTCCAGGGGTGGCGCCGCCCGACACAGAAATCGGGGTCGGATAACGATCACCCAAGCCTGAAGCGGTGACGCCGACTAGGATGATTCGGTTGCGCAGCAGCTCATCCGGCACCTCTCCATTCAGCACGCTGATAAATGAAACAGCGGGCACCTGCGAGTGATTTTCGCCGAAAGGGATGAGGACTTCATTCCAGGCAAACCACGATCCGCCCTGACTCCTTGCACAGCACCTGTCAGGTAGCTTCGGTTGCTGATCGGCAGTGAAAGTTGCGGCGTAGGCCTCCCAGGCCAGTTGGTTGAGCTGTCCGTTGGCGTTGCCTTCCTTCAGGTAGACCTGGCGCACGACACTGTCGACTCCGGCCCGGACGTAGATGTGGCCGATGGCCTTGGCTCCTTCGGCCACCGGTTTGATCGGAGACAGGTAGCGCGGAGCCTGGCCTGGCGCAGGCTCAGCTTCGCGCAAAGTTGGAACAACAACTCGGCCGACCTTGGCCATTGCGGCTCCCAGACGCCGGTCTATTTCGGGGCTAGGGTCGCGCTCGGTGAAGATTAAATCGTAGAGCACGGCCTTTGGCGTCAATGGGGCTAGTCTTTCCAGGAGCAGGCTATGGAAATCCCGAGACCAGGGCCAGCGACCAATGGCAGAAATACTGGCATCGTCGATGGTGATCAGCATGATGCGCGGATCCATCGGTGGTGAGACCAAGGGCATCAACTTGTCGTAGATAAGCCGATCCAGTTGCCATTGGGGAACGGCGGCCAGGAAGCCCACGGCGGGAAGTAGGACCAATGTGATGATGATCCCTTCCCGAAGCATTTTGTGAAAAGGCAACTGCACGCTGAGCATAAAAATGGGCTGTCTTGATCGATGATTGAGCGTCAACACTAAAGCAAGATTCCGGACTCCAGCGGCTCGGGTCAGGAGCGCTGCAACCTCGGCATTCAAATTTACTTAGAAAGTACTGCTCCTCACTCAAAACATTTCCGACCTAGCAGGCTATTGCAGCATGCTTTTTTGATACACCCTGAAAGACCGAGCCACACTAGCGACCTAGGCGATGAATCTTGAATTCCGGAAGAAGAGACATCCAGCGAAATAAACAAGCTTCACCTGATGTTCATAAAGTTAAAACTAAACTATACCCCAGAATATCATCGCCTTACCGAAGAAGGAATATGCCACAAAAAATCCAAATATGGATGTGTGAAATCCAAATTTTGACATTCCGTATTTCGGTGAATACGGCTAAAATTGTGACACTCAAAAAAGTTGCTTCGTCGAGCAAACCAACATGCTCTCCGTAGAAATCGTCCGCAACTAGATACAACAAAAAATCTACTATTTCACTCTTGCCAGATTCGATCCACGTGAACACTAGAGGTAATGATGCTCGATGATATAGCTATATTTGTTCAAATCGTCCGAAGTGGAAGTCTCTCAATGGCTAGCAAAAAACTGGGCGTGCCAGCCAATACCCTTGGTCGTCGCTTGGCCAATCTGGAACAACTCCTGGGAACACCTCTTCTTTTTCGTTCGACCCGAGCCCTTCGTTGCACACCCTCGGGCGAGCAGCTATACAATCAGAGTGTCAAAAGTGTCGATACACTTCGCGCGACGATAGAATCACTCAGGCACTTGGAAGGACAACCTTATGGCAAAGCACGCGTTCAGGTATCCACCAGTTTTTTTGAGCACTCCACAAGCAACTTTCTGCAGATTTTCTTTAAC from Pseudomonas sp. GGS8 harbors:
- a CDS encoding HlyD family efflux transporter periplasmic adaptor subunit; the encoded protein is MNQPIIAPPPASKSPGKPPYKSDALQVDGFGLSEKELPGASRLVWCLALAVCAFTTWAWYFKLDEVSTGTGKVIASSKEQVIKSLEGGVLASLHVQEGDIVEKGEVLAQLDPTRIESAVEESASRVRAAQATSARLMAEVNNTPLQFPEEVLKEPELVEAETALFHSRRESLEKSLSGLGEAMQLIRSELQLTTPLVARGAASTVEVLRLKRQLNELQNRYTDTQTQYLVKAREELAKANTEIEAQQSVTRGRNDSLTRLTFTSPVRGVIKDIEVNTVGGVIPPNGQLMRIVPLDERLQVEARIAPRDIAYIHPGQAATVKISAYDYSIYGGLPGKVALISPDTLQDDVHRDVYYYRVYILTDSDSLLNKTGARLPIVPGMIATVDIHTGEKTVLSYLVKPLNKGREALRER
- a CDS encoding response regulator transcription factor; this encodes MRIAILDDEPMALELLQEALGFYRLPDGSSPICTAFSSSPELLRRLKRETFDLIILDWQVSEISGLQMLLWIKEHLKPEPPVIMLTSRTAEHDVVKALNAGADEYISKPFRQAELLARLNNVLRQRQTETGRADGVVTFGNIRFDIQEARVYVADVPVALTLREFNLALLLFKNQGRPLSRSYLYEHLWTRDEVLSSRTLDTHIYRIRNKLKLTSEHGWVLTTVYGYGYRLEALDPGATVEP
- a CDS encoding CHASE2 domain-containing protein, whose protein sequence is MLTLNHRSRQPIFMLSVQLPFHKMLREGIIITLVLLPAVGFLAAVPQWQLDRLIYDKLMPLVSPPMDPRIMLITIDDASISAIGRWPWSRDFHSLLLERLAPLTPKAVLYDLIFTERDPSPEIDRRLGAAMAKVGRVVVPTLREAEPAPGQAPRYLSPIKPVAEGAKAIGHIYVRAGVDSVVRQVYLKEGNANGQLNQLAWEAYAATFTADQQPKLPDRCCARSQGGSWFAWNEVLIPFGENHSQVPAVSFISVLNGEVPDELLRNRIILVGVTASGLGDRYPTPISVSGGATPGVVVNAHLLNGLLHQQLITPTPMWVNISQSILSVLIVLTLFSTFRLRNTFLVCLGLVIVHLTLSLVLLVLGWWSPPGASLVGILAAYMFWSWRRLNALVVFFGVELDRMKHELKEQPAQSESVFRGDKLVGRALALDSMIEHMHSSRRFIAQCLDSLPSAIFVTDLQGKVLLVNLSAVALEGNGSDNPQSLVGRNIFQILRSIDSTTDPSAPLRMSAWAPGEISLERLAGQFIHTLSERSFKIQLASLDTESGEPKGWLVGLLEFTVERLAQEQRDCMLRFLSHDLRAPQSAILALLEMQELVKEPMSVDELRRHIEQQVRRTLGLADSFMLLEEAKSKPVTFEPLFIGAIVLDAIDQVWPLAQHKGIRIEHLFIDDETCVTNGSRELLTRAIFNLLENAVKYSPSDTIAHIELMRKDTEIVLTLRDEGRGIGEEDLPHLFDEFRQFGTGNQRGDGYGLGMAFVSKIMQRHDARIACASQIDVGTTFTLVFQAI